CATAGCTTCCAAGGCTGCTGGGAAGTTTATTCCTTCAGGATCTTCCTTAGACGCTGCAAGTTTAATATTACTCTCAAGTCCGGCCACTTTCTTATAGTCACCGTCTGCCAGGCTCAACTCAACATTCTGCACATCCTTAGGAATGGCAAGTTCGTCATAGCCAGGAAAGTTATCTTTGTTGTAGTCGCAACTTGCCAAAAACAGCAAAGATGCACACATGCTAAATACTATATTTTTTTTCATAATCTGTCTTGGTTTAGAAATTGAACTTCAATCTTACAGAATAGGTACGACCGAAACCATAAAGTACACGCGTAGCACTCTCCCAATCGTGGGTACTACCATCACGAGCATCTGCAATGTATTCCTGATCGAGGACATTGTTTACATTTCCACTCAGAGTAGCACGTATTTTTCCAAAATCAAATGTATAGCCTGCACTTAAATCGAATGTGCTATAGGATGGAATCTTCCAAGGACTACCAATTACATAAGGCTCATTTTGCGTTGCAACGTTGGCATTGATATCATAATCGGCAAAGTTACGTGAGAAGAAGTTCCAGTCTACTCCCAAACGCAGACCTTTCATCGGACGTACACCTAAGCCTAAAGCAGCTGTAGTCTGTGCCGAACCACCCACAGAAACATTATCCATATCAATCTTATATTGATACTGTTCTGCATTTGCCATATCAGTCACTACATCACCACGAGTATTTTGCAACATTTGACCTTGTGAGTCAAACAGGTATCCGGAAGCTACACCGCCCCAACGCCAGTCGCCCCAAGAAAACATACCCGTAATATCCAACCAATTCAAAGGTTTGGCTACAAAATCAAATTCCACACCCCAGTGGTCAGCATTAGCACCGGTCATGTTCATCGCCCAACGCAAACCGTCGGCTGTCGTACCACTATCGTAAAGGGCTTTATCCATCCAACGAGTATAGTAACCATTCAAATTAGCAGTGAAAAAACGGCTGCGGTAACCATATCCTAACTCGAACGACATAATTTTTTCGTTCTTGGCATCCGGGTTACGGTCATGTGAAGTCTGTGAATTGATGAAAGAAGTATCAAACATCGGCGCACGGTTAATGTAACCTGCATTCACGAAAACATTATGATTTTCGGTCAAGTTATAGTTAGCACCTCCCTTGATGTTTCCACCCAGATAATTCTTGGTTGAAGACTTAGCCTTATCTTTACTATAATACATGCGGTCATAACGCCAATAGCCGGTATTTGAAGCACCACCGGAAATAAAGGCACTCAACTTATCCTGATTGTATTCCAACTGTGCAAATACACCTTCATACATAACGAAGCCATCATAATCACGACGCAACACATCGCCCACATTCAATTTCTGATTTATATAAGCAGAGTTGCCACCCACGGCCGGATTATTTTCTGCCGTAACATTCTTTCTATTGTAAGAATCAATAAAATAAGTACCGCCAAAAAGGTCTGTCAGAATATCCTGGTGCAAGCCTTTGTAATAACGAAAATCAATACCTCCATAGAAATCAAAATTTTCACCGAATTTTGTAGTATATGTAGAGAGTAAGCCATACCAGAGATGGTTGTTCATCATCTTACTCATTACCATTTTGGAACCGTTAGTACTTTCGGCATTCATTGTTTCAACAGCATCATAGTCAAAAGTTCCATCCGGACGACGGAATTGCGTATTTACCAAACCGTTTGTAGAACCATACCATGAGTTAGCATAGGTGCTGTCACCCGTACCTCTATAGCCGTCGCCACGACCGATAGATACATAAAGAGCAGTACTTAAACTTGATTTCTGGTCAATCTGCCACAAGTGATTCAAAGAAATCTGTGGTTTGTGATAAGAGTTTCTAGAAGAGTTATAAGACTGTCCGTGGCGATAGCCAAAAGTAGAGTTATACTTATAAGGACTATCTTCGCCCATATACTGTTTTACACGCTGCCATTCTTTAATGGATAAACCATTCTGATTGCTGCGCTGGTTATGCCACTGAGGAGCACCAAAAGCGGTCAAAGACAACTGGTGGTTGTCATTAAAGCGTTTAGCAATACTAACGAACCAAGTATATCCTTCAAACTCTGTACCTTGTATATATCCGTCACCCCAAGTCTTGGCTCCCAGCAAGGAGAATGCCCACCCGTCTTTAGACAAACCGGAAGAAAGATTAAACAGAATTTTGTTATAACCATCATTACCCATAGCGTAGGAAACAGAACCACCCTTCTTAGCTTCGGTAGTTTTAGTAATAATATTAATAGAACCACCTACTGCCGGAGAAGCAACCTTGGCAGCACCCAAACCACGTTGTACCTGAATGCTCCGGGTAACATCGGACAAACCTGACCAGTTTGACCAATATACCTTGTTATTCTCCATACCGTTCATGGGCACACCATTAACCATCATAGCAGAGTTTTCACTCTTGAAACCACGAATATTAATCTTACTATCCCCAAAGCCACCACCGTCTTTAGTAGCATATATACCCGGAGTAGATTTCAAGATTTCAGGAAATTCCTGTGTACCTAATTTTTCTTCTATAAAAACCGGATCAATAGTAGATACGGCTACTGGAGTTTTACGGGCAACTGCTATAGACGAAGTAATCGTAACGTCCGCCAGCATCACAGCATCCGGTTCCATCTTGATAGTACCCAAATCAACAGAAGCACCCTTCTGTGTTATTTTCTTCTTGAGGTCTTTGAAACCTACATACTTGAACACCAATGTCCCACCTTGAGCAACACTTTGCTTAAAATAACCATCAATGTCAGTCACAGTTCCTTGTGAAGTGCCTTCTACCATAACAGCAGCGCCCACTAACGGCTCGCCTGTTTCCGAGTCAACAAGCTGCCCCCTCACTGTAGTCTGGGCAAATGCCGCAGCACTGAATACAGACAGCACAGCCACTAACAGGAAATGAATTAGATGTTTTTTCATACTTCTGTTTTTTGTTAATTAAAAGTGTTAATTAATTATTAAATACTGTTTTAAGACGCAAATATAATTAATAAGATTTAGATTTGTATTACATTTCTGCTACAAAATTTCAGAGTAGATAGGAGTTATTGAGACTTTTTATAACAATAAAGCCCTACAAGTTTTTTGCAGGGCTTTCTATTTGTCATCAAAATATAATTTATACTATCAGATTCTCACTGTTATCAGTCATTCATCAGCTTTCTATAACGAACACGGGTAGGTTCTTCTTTTCCTAAACGTTTCTGTTTATTTTCCTCATATTCTGAATAAGAACCTTCGAAATAGAAGACATTGGAGTCTCCTTCGAACGCAAGAATGTGAGTACAAATACGATCGAGGAACCAACGGTCGTGACTGATGATTACAGCACATCCGGCAAAATCTTCAAGACCTTCTTCAAGAGCACGAAGGGTATTTACATCTATGTCATTGGTAGGTTCGTCCAGCAAGAGTACGTTGCCTTCCTCTTTCAATGCCATAGCAAGATGCAGGCGATTGCGTTCACCACCGGAAAGTACGCCGCAGAGTTTTTCCTGATCGCCACCGGAGAAATTGAAACGCGAAAGATACGCACGGGCATTAATATCGCGACCGCCCATACGAATCAGCTCCGTACCACCGGAGATTATCTGATAAACACTCTTGTTCGGATCAATATCACTATGCTGCTGGTCTACATAAGCCACCTTTACGGTCTCTCCTACTTCAAACTCACCTTTATCTACAGTTTCCAATCCCATAATCAGACGGAACAGCGTAGTTTTACCGGCACCGTTAGGACCGATAACACCAACGATACCATTGGGGGGAAGCATGAAGTTGAGATCATCGAACAGTAACTTATCACCATAGGCCTTAGCCACATGTTTCGCTTCGATAACTTTATTACCAAGACGCGGACCATTGGGAATGAAGATTTCCAGTTTCTCTTCCTTCTCCTTGATGTCTTCGTTCATCAATTTATCGTAAGAGTTCAAACGTGCTTTTCCTTTTGCCTGACGTGCCTTAGGGGCCATGCGTACCCAATCCAACTCACGTTCCAATGTTTTACGGCGCTTACTGGCTGTCTTTTCCTCCATTTCCATACGCTTGGTCTTCTGCTCCAGCCAGCTGGAGTAGTTACCCTTCCAAGGAATACCTTCACCACGGTCTAATTCAAGAATCCAGCCTGCTACATGATCAAGGAAATAACGGTCGTGAGTAACAGCAATTACTGTACCTTCGTATTGTTGTAAATGTTGCTCCAACCAATCGATAGATTCAGCATCAAGGTGGTTGGTAGGCTCATCCAGCAACAGTACGTCAGGCTTCTGCAACAGCAGGCGACAGAGTGCCACACGACGGCGTTCACCTCCAGAAAGATGTTCCACGCTTGCATCTTCGGGCGGGCAACGAAGGGCATCCATAGCACGCTCTAATTTACTATCCAGATTCCAGGCATCAGTTGCATCGATAATATCCTGCAACTCTCCCTGACGTGCAAATAGCTTGTCCATCTTATCAGCATCCTCGTAGTATTCAGGCAAACCAAACTTCTGATTGATCTCTTCATACTCAGTCAATGCATCTACAATGGGCTGCACACCTTCCATTACAATCTCTTTTACAGTTTTTGTAGGATCCAGATAAGGCTCCTGAGCCAGATAGCCTACTGAGTAACCCGGTGAAAATACCACTTCGCCCTGATAAGACTTGTCCAACCCGGCGATAATCTTCAGCAAGGTAGATTTACCGGAACCATTCAAACCGATGATACCGATCTTTGCGCCATAGAAGAACGAAAGATAGATGTTCTTCAACACCTGTTTATTGTTCTGCTGAATGGTCTTGTTCAGCCCTACCATAGAAAAGATAATCTTTTTATCGTCAACTGTTGCCATAAAGTTTTAAGTGTATTATATTAATAATGTATTTACTTTAATACTATGCAGCGCTCTTTGCAATCTGCCACAAAACTTTGGCAAAGATAAGAAAAAAAGAGAAATCCTTTTGCTTTTTCAAAAAATGTCTCTATCTTTGCGCCCGCTTAACAGCGATAAAGGTCTGATTCGCTAGCTCAGCAGGTAGAGCACAACACTTTTAATGTTGGGGTCCTGGGTTCGAGCCCCAGGCGGATCACTTTTAAGAGATTGAAAATCAAGCGGTTATCTAGAACAGATAATCGTTTTTTTCTTTATATACACTATATTTTGCTACGTTTGTGTAAACCAGTGTGTAAACCGGAAAACCGAATGAGCGAAACAATTAAAATGCTGTGTTACAAATCAAAAACTCTTAGTAATGGTGAACATCCTCTGATGCTATGCGTCTGTAAAGACCGCAAAAGAAAGTTTCAAAGTCTTGGTATATCCATAAAAGCGGAATTATGGGACTTTAAGACAAACCAACCAAAGGACAAATGTCCGAATCGTGAAAGAATAGCCGTTTGGAAAATCCAGTGTAAGCTGCCCCCTAAAACCAAGCGATTCTGCCCCCTTGTGCTAAAATAATCCTACCCCCTTGATTCCAATATAAAAATACCCCTGCTTAGCAATGCCCGGCAGGGGATTTTTCGTAGATTTGATTCCCGTCTTGACCGGTGGGATAAAATCATTTCTACTATGACAACAAAGATAGCAAACATCCTCCAATGTTACGCATTGGGGATGGGGATAAAGCAGATAAGCAGGAGCTTTGAGCTTTCCCGCAACACGGTGCGCAGATATGTGCGCCTGTTTCAAGAGTGTGGTATACCGATAAAGGAGTTGGCCGCCATGCCTTCCGCTCGCATCCAGGAAATGTTCTCTGAAGGTGTTGGCCGTAACAGGGAACCGTCACAACGCCAGCTTGAGCTTGAGGCACTCCTTCCTGAGTATGCTGCCCGGCTTAGCCGCCGAGGCGTAACAGTGAAAACCCTGTACGAAGAGTACCGCGAGACCCATCCTGACGGATACAGACATGCCAGTTTCGGCAACTATCTCATGCGTTACCGTATGGTGACACATGTCGTAGGCCATGTCGAGCATTATGCCGGAGACCAGATGTATATCGACTTCGCCGGTGACAAACTGGAAGTCGTTGACAGTGAAAGCGGTGAATGTCGCAGCGTTGAAGTGTTCGTGGCCATACTTCCGTGCAGCCACTATACCTATTGTGAGGCGGTCTGGTCCCAGTCAAGGCAGGACTTGATTAAGGCGTGTGAGAACGCGCTTCATTTTTACGGCGGGGTTCCGATGGCGATCGTACCAGACAACCTCAAATCGGCGGTAACCCGCAGCGACCGTAACGAGCCGGTAATCAACGAGGAGTTTGCGGCATTTGCCGAACACTACGGATGTACCGTATACCCCACACGGGTACGTCATCCAAAGGACAAGGCCTTGGTGGAGAATGCCGTGAAGCTGCTTTACCGATCCGTCTACGCTGACATCGAGGGTCTTGTATTCCACTCGCTGGAGTCTCTGAATGCGGCCATATCCGAATCGCTCTCGGCCTTCAACGGACGCAGGATGAGCGGGCGTCCCCAGTCCAGACGGGAACAGTTCGAGCAGATTGAGTCCGACTGCCTCCGCCCGCTTCCCGCCATACGCCATCAGATGAAAGAGCGACGCTCCGCAACAGTAATGCGTAACGGCTATGTCACCTTCAGGCTTCACCATTACAGCGTACCGAAAGAGTATATAGGCAAACGTGTCGAGATTGTCTATGATGCGGACACGCTGGAAATATATCATGGCCTGCGTCTGGTGACCACACACCAGCGCGATGACACGCCATACTCCTATACGACCAAGGATGCCCACGGACTGCCCGGACGTCATGGAAGTTATGAAAAGGATCTGGAACAGATTTACGAACGGGCCGGCCAGACAGATAACGTCCTGCGGCTGTATCTGCGCAAGGTGGCGGAACTCAAGAAGTATCCTCCCGCGGCGTTCCGTTCATGCAGAGGCATCATGGCGTTGGAGAAGACCTTCGGGCTGGAACGGTTGGTGGCGGCAAGCGCATGCGCCACGCAACTGCGCCTATACGGATATCAGGAGATAAGGCGGATCCTTGAACGCGGGGATGATGCAGACTTCCTGTCAAAAGACGACATCGACGATGAGGTCCCCGTAACATCTATCCACAAAAACATCCGCGGAGCAGCCTACTTCGCACAATTAAAACATTTAAATAGAGACAACAATGGAAACAAATAATCTTACCGCACCGATAGCTGTCGAAAAAGACCGCAACACGTTGACAATCGAACTGATGAACCGTATGAAGCTGCACGGCATGGCCGCCGCCTTCACTGAAAGCCTGACCTCCACTATGGCAGAAACAATGACAATCGACTCTTTCCTGCACATGTTACTTGCCAGGGAATGGGACTACCGTGCCAATGCAGCCATCCAACGCCTTATACGCGGGGCGGCGTTCCGCTACAAGGCCTGCCTCGAGCAGATAGACTATGCAATCCCGCGTGGCCTTGACCGCAATCAGATGGAGCGGCTTGCATCGCTGGAGTTCATCCGCAAGGGACAGAACCTCTTCATCACAGGGTCATCCGGTACCGGGAAGAGCTTCCTTGCCACAGCAATGGGGTATGAAGCCTGCAAGAAGGGCATACGGACATATTATGCGAATGCTCCGAAACTTATGGGTACGCTTAAGGTGGCAAAAGTAAAAGGCACACTGGAATCGGAACTCAAGAGAATCGAACGGAGCACGCTGCTCATATTGGATGACCTCTTCCTTGTGAACCTTGATGCCAAGGAACGCCCCATCCTGCTCGATATAATAGAGGACCGACATGGGCGCAAGTCCATCATCATCACCTCGCAACTGCCAACGGACAATTGGTATGATGCAATCGGAGACCCTACAGTAGCAGATGCCATTATGGATCGTATTATACATACGGCGCACCGGATTGAGCTGACAGGAGAAAGTGTCCGTAAAATGGCTGCATACAGAGGGAAATAAACTAAAATAATAATAACCCCATCGGTCAAGACTTTTTAAGGGGGCATTGTTGAATGTTTTAAGGGGGTAGAATCGCTTGGTTTTAGGGGGCAGCTTACACTGGATTTTCCAACATAGGTACACCGGAATTCGCAGACACACCTGCACCCACAAACATAACGAGCTTACCCTGTTTACTTGCTTCTTGTATATGCAATATATTTGACAATTGTATATTTTCCATATGAAAATAAGATATTAATTATATGAATCTGTTTAACTCTTCTACCAACAAATAAACAGTAGTGGAAGACTCTTGTTGTGCCGGGTTATTCCCATCAAATTGTTTCATGATAGTTTTAGCATGATTAATAGCTTGTTCTTGTTTAGGGAATAAAGCATTAAACATTTTAAAGCTTACACCCGACTTCTTTGTATAAGCAAATCCGAGCAAAGTACTCAACATTTTTTCATATCTGGAACGATGCAAAGCCCCTTGATACAGATTAAAGTGAAGTAAGAACCAAAATTCAAAGGCCTGATTACTATAAGCCACCTCAAAACCATTTTGGCGTGCTAATAGTATAGCAGAGTTAAAGTCATTTTCTGGAAAATCATCTTTGTCAAAGACCACCCAATTCTGATTGTATGTCCTTCCTTTTTGCCTTTCCTGCTCTTTTATATTGATAGCTTTCTGTACTAATGCTAATGTTCCCATGCCTTGACCGATAGCTTTCACATTGGCAGAAGTCAAGCGGAAAGCATTAAAATAGTCCGGCTCAGTATTAACCCCTTCGCAAATAATCAGAAATGTTTGTTTCACTTCACGCACACCACTGATACGGGTTATTTTTCTTTCGATACGCGGATTTATATTTTTCCTTTTTGTAGCCGCCATAGTTTATTTTTCTTGCGTATTAAACAAACGGGTTAAATCTCCGACAATTGGAATAGCTCCGTACTTTCCGGATAAGTAATCTTTTTCAAACGAAGCATCATTACGAACTTTATACTCTGCTAATGAATAAAGTTCGGTTGCCCCATAACGGTCTTTTTGTGTGAACCAAATCTGATCCCGTCGGAATATATTAGCACTCAACAAATTAGTATCGTGAGTAGTGAAAATCAATTGAGCATTTTTCGGATTTGTTTCTTTTGAATTAAACAAGGCAATAATTCTACACGTAAGAAGTGGATGCATCTTAGAATCAAATTCATCTATAATCAGACGCTTTCCATTATCCAAAGCATCAATAATAGGATATGCTAAAGAAAAATACTTTATTGTACCTTCCGATTCATTTTTCCTGAATGGGAAAGTAACAGCTTTGACTTCATTACCTTCATCATCGTACTGCGTATGCGTACTGACAATAGTATTATCAATTTTTTCAATATTCTCAATACCTAAATCAGCATAGCGTGAAAACTCTACAATTCTCTGTTTCATTTTGATGTCATCCAGTTGGATAGTGGCGGTATTCCATATCTTCTCATCATTAGAACCAGAAATAATAGTGGTATCGTTCAACCATTTCATTATCTCCACTGCTGTCGGATCATTAAATTGTGCCGCAACAGAAAGCAATAATGCATTCGCTCTCACCATTCGTTTACCTGCAAGCTCTTTACCAACGACAAACTTGGTATGAATATCGAAGCTATCTTTTTCCCGGTAGAATAGTTCCACCTCCTTAGCCCTCTTTTTATTAACTTTTTGATAGAGCCATTCCGAATGTACCAAAGAATTATCAGCTTCAAATCCATAACGATATTGATTATCTTCATCACAGAATATGGCTTCAAAATAACTTGGTTCACCCGCAGTAAGCGAGTTTAACCGGAAACTTTCTATATTAACACGTTCCCCTGCCTGAATATCTTTCGACGAATTTATCACATACCACTTAAAAAACTCAAAAGCCTTAATGAAATTGGATTTACCGGATGCATTGGCACCATAAACCACCGCACTCTTCATTAACGATAATCCGGCAGTCCCTACACTAAAGATTATATCTTCAGCCGGAACCTGTACTTCTTTCAAAGCCGATGCCGCTAATGACAATATAGATTGTTCTTTGAAAGATAGAAAATTTCCTATTGTAAATTGAATAACCATACTTTAATTGCTTTATTCGAGATTTTATCACAAATATAGCTTTTATTTTTCAAAAAAGGACACCTGTCAGATGAATTATATTATTTTATGCCTAACAACATGTATTCCTACTTTCATTTTCAAATTTTCGGCAGTATTTACCTGTTACTGCCAAAACTTTGAAAAAATATCCCATCCTATCATCACGACAGTACGGGATACACACACAACGTCAGGTTATCGGCTAAATCTGCTTAAATGGAAATTACAACAACCTAAATATCTTCTGTTACTTCGTTCTCACCATCGGACAACATACCATCCTCTGTACGTTCATCTTCCTTACATTCTTTCGTTTTGCCTTTCCCTACATTCTCCCCATCGAAATACCTCCGTATAAACTCGTGCAAGTCCTTCTCCCTATAATACGTCTTATGCAGGATCGTATGATACTTCAACCCATTATCCCTATACCGTTGCAGTGTCCGTTTGCTGATGTTCAGCAGCAGGCAAACCTCCTGGTTATCGTACAGCCGTTCCCCGTTCAGGTAATTTTGCGGCTTCTTGTCCTTCTTGTCCAGTGCACCTACAACTCTTTCCACTTGTTCGAGCAACCGTTCCATATACGCCTCGAATGTTTCTTTATCCAATGGTATCATAAGCCCGCCTGTTTTAAGTTCCCGATGATATAATAACTCTGGTTCGACGGGTCTTTCCGTATGATTTCCTTTTCCCGCATGAACTTGATATAACTTTTCGCCGTGCGTTCCTTCACGTCCAGTATCGCTTGAATCTGTTCCGCCAAATCCACATAAGTAATAAAGTCCTGCCGTCCGAAAATATCCCGTGCCACCGCCACGAGTTCATCCTCTTTCCGCTTCTCCTTTTCCTCTTTCGGCTTTTCCCCCAGATACACGTGCATCCCGGCATCCTTATCCCATGCAAACTGCATGATAGGCACATCCAGCGGGCTACCGTCACGCACCTTCAGCGCCTTCACCACCGACACCGACGGATCAGTATCTTTCTCTATCGAGAGGATAGCCGCCGCCTTTCGTTGCAACTCACTACCCAGATGCCCGCGCAACTTCAGCCCCGAAGGAATAAAATGCAGGATAGTAACGATACAAGTATTGTAAATCCCCGCCAGCCGGTACAATTCCTCCACCACGGCAATACTTTCCGTTTCATCATTCGCACCCTTTATCAAGTCCGCAATCCCGTCAATCACCACCATGTGAATCCCCCGGAACTGATAATGAAACTTATCCATGCTTTGGATAATCGCCTGCAAACGCTCTTTCCGGCTCATTCCCGTCAGGCAATACGCTTTCAGGTATTCCGGCATCGTTTCCCGTCCGCAACGCCTTAAAAGGTTTGTAATGTTCTTGTACGTCTGCACCTCCGACTGTTCCGTATCATAAAACAGAATCGCCTTTCGCTTGCTGTTTTCACAAACCGACACCCCCAACGTATCCATCACCTTATCCTTATTCTTATCGGATTGTCCGATGGCACCGGCTATCAATGCCGTCACATAATTACTTTTTCCGGTTCCCTCACCACCGGTAATACAGAGGATATTCCCTTGCGTGCTTAACGGCACATCATTCACCGACACAACCATTTGTGCCACGGGCGGCGGATTATTAAAATCCACCTCACAAGATTTCAGAGCAGACATAGTTTCGCTGTATATTGTATCCAGATAATCCAGAAATAGTTTAATCAAATCCTCCCGGCTGTTTCCCAAACGGAAAAAGTCCGAAATATCCTTTTCCACCTTCGTTCCCGCCAGTGGCAGCAACAATCGTTTCACCCCATAGTTCTTCAACGCCAGTTCTTGTTTTGCCAAACTGTCCAGCCCCGCTTTATCCACATCATAGAGCAGGACAATATGTTTGAACCGGAAAGAGAGCCTATGAATAATCCCCACGGGAATAGTCACCGTTTCCGAATTGAAGCAGATAGCATGAAACCCGTGAACCGTCAGGCTCATCACGTCCTTCTCACCACCCGTAATAAAGAGCAAATCCCCCTTAGCAGGCAACTGTTCCAGCCCAAAGCAGTAATTTTCCCCAAAATCCCCGGCATATAAAAAGCGCATCTCCGAGTGCGGGCGGTACACCTTCACATATTGCTTTGCAGTATATCCGAATACCGGTTCTTTATCCGTCGCCACAATGCTGAACGGTTTCCCTTCGTTATTCTCGCTGCTGAACTTCTTCAACGAAACCACCCGGAACAATTTCAGCACCTCTTGCGTGATACCACTTTCTCCCCAAAAGGCAAGTTCCGCAGCCGTAAAGCTCTTTTTTCGGTACATGTGTAACTTCCGCAATCACCGGAACAGATGTAGTAGAGGAAATTCTCATTTCGGACTTGTCAGATAAGCCCAAGTGCATATCCCGATCAATGATAGCCAGTATTTGCACAAAGTCTTTAGGTTCTTTACAATTCAGTCCGTTTAGCTTGCCGACCAACGCAAAACAGTCCCCCGAATAATCATCATTTCCGAAATCCTTCATTTTGTACATTCCGTTTCTCCGGTCAAAATACACATTACACGAAGCCTTGCTATCTTTGTACAGCGGATTTAAGAAATTACGTCCGAGTTTAAAAGAGAAAGGGATATAATACTTGAAAACCGCCAACCCCTTATCCGTTAGCAGAAGAATATCCTCTTTATCCATTCTCGTTATCATTCAAGAAATAATTCCTCCGAAAATTCTCCCTATCCTGTGGTTTGCATTTGATGATGCGTTCATTCAGTCCCCGTTCTATTTCCGAAAGTTTATAAAGACACCGCCCTCTCAGCATAGAGTAACTTATCAGGTTTTCGTTTCTCAATCGTTGTAATGTGCGTGTACTTATATTCAGGGCATCCGCCACCTGATTAGTATCCAGCCACACCTCATTTTCCTCTTTGGGCATAACCTGTGCCTTTGCCACGAAGTCGGCAATTCGTTGAATTTTCCCGACAAGGTCTTTATACACCTTGCTATCCATTGTTATTACTTCCATATTACAGTTATCATTTTAATTTGCTGCAAAGTTCATCCAATAGTGCCGGAGCATTTGCCAACTTGTTACCAACTTGGCATAACTTTTTTTTCAATATCTGAATATGTAGCATAGCGGGAGGGAGGTACAGTGCAAGTCAGAAT
The nucleotide sequence above comes from Bacteroides intestinalis DSM 17393. Encoded proteins:
- a CDS encoding TonB-dependent receptor; this encodes MKKHLIHFLLVAVLSVFSAAAFAQTTVRGQLVDSETGEPLVGAAVMVEGTSQGTVTDIDGYFKQSVAQGGTLVFKYVGFKDLKKKITQKGASVDLGTIKMEPDAVMLADVTITSSIAVARKTPVAVSTIDPVFIEEKLGTQEFPEILKSTPGIYATKDGGGFGDSKINIRGFKSENSAMMVNGVPMNGMENNKVYWSNWSGLSDVTRSIQVQRGLGAAKVASPAVGGSINIITKTTEAKKGGSVSYAMGNDGYNKILFNLSSGLSKDGWAFSLLGAKTWGDGYIQGTEFEGYTWFVSIAKRFNDNHQLSLTAFGAPQWHNQRSNQNGLSIKEWQRVKQYMGEDSPYKYNSTFGYRHGQSYNSSRNSYHKPQISLNHLWQIDQKSSLSTALYVSIGRGDGYRGTGDSTYANSWYGSTNGLVNTQFRRPDGTFDYDAVETMNAESTNGSKMVMSKMMNNHLWYGLLSTYTTKFGENFDFYGGIDFRYYKGLHQDILTDLFGGTYFIDSYNRKNVTAENNPAVGGNSAYINQKLNVGDVLRRDYDGFVMYEGVFAQLEYNQDKLSAFISGGASNTGYWRYDRMYYSKDKAKSSTKNYLGGNIKGGANYNLTENHNVFVNAGYINRAPMFDTSFINSQTSHDRNPDAKNEKIMSFELGYGYRSRFFTANLNGYYTRWMDKALYDSGTTADGLRWAMNMTGANADHWGVEFDFVAKPLNWLDITGMFSWGDWRWGGVASGYLFDSQGQMLQNTRGDVVTDMANAEQYQYKIDMDNVSVGGSAQTTAALGLGVRPMKGLRLGVDWNFFSRNFADYDINANVATQNEPYVIGSPWKIPSYSTFDLSAGYTFDFGKIRATLSGNVNNVLDQEYIADARDGSTHDWESATRVLYGFGRTYSVRLKFNF
- the ettA gene encoding energy-dependent translational throttle protein EttA, coding for MATVDDKKIIFSMVGLNKTIQQNNKQVLKNIYLSFFYGAKIGIIGLNGSGKSTLLKIIAGLDKSYQGEVVFSPGYSVGYLAQEPYLDPTKTVKEIVMEGVQPIVDALTEYEEINQKFGLPEYYEDADKMDKLFARQGELQDIIDATDAWNLDSKLERAMDALRCPPEDASVEHLSGGERRRVALCRLLLQKPDVLLLDEPTNHLDAESIDWLEQHLQQYEGTVIAVTHDRYFLDHVAGWILELDRGEGIPWKGNYSSWLEQKTKRMEMEEKTASKRRKTLERELDWVRMAPKARQAKGKARLNSYDKLMNEDIKEKEEKLEIFIPNGPRLGNKVIEAKHVAKAYGDKLLFDDLNFMLPPNGIVGVIGPNGAGKTTLFRLIMGLETVDKGEFEVGETVKVAYVDQQHSDIDPNKSVYQIISGGTELIRMGGRDINARAYLSRFNFSGGDQEKLCGVLSGGERNRLHLAMALKEEGNVLLLDEPTNDIDVNTLRALEEGLEDFAGCAVIISHDRWFLDRICTHILAFEGDSNVFYFEGSYSEYEENKQKRLGKEEPTRVRYRKLMND
- the istA gene encoding IS21 family transposase, whose amino-acid sequence is MTTKIANILQCYALGMGIKQISRSFELSRNTVRRYVRLFQECGIPIKELAAMPSARIQEMFSEGVGRNREPSQRQLELEALLPEYAARLSRRGVTVKTLYEEYRETHPDGYRHASFGNYLMRYRMVTHVVGHVEHYAGDQMYIDFAGDKLEVVDSESGECRSVEVFVAILPCSHYTYCEAVWSQSRQDLIKACENALHFYGGVPMAIVPDNLKSAVTRSDRNEPVINEEFAAFAEHYGCTVYPTRVRHPKDKALVENAVKLLYRSVYADIEGLVFHSLESLNAAISESLSAFNGRRMSGRPQSRREQFEQIESDCLRPLPAIRHQMKERRSATVMRNGYVTFRLHHYSVPKEYIGKRVEIVYDADTLEIYHGLRLVTTHQRDDTPYSYTTKDAHGLPGRHGSYEKDLEQIYERAGQTDNVLRLYLRKVAELKKYPPAAFRSCRGIMALEKTFGLERLVAASACATQLRLYGYQEIRRILERGDDADFLSKDDIDDEVPVTSIHKNIRGAAYFAQLKHLNRDNNGNK
- the istB gene encoding IS21-like element helper ATPase IstB — protein: METNNLTAPIAVEKDRNTLTIELMNRMKLHGMAAAFTESLTSTMAETMTIDSFLHMLLAREWDYRANAAIQRLIRGAAFRYKACLEQIDYAIPRGLDRNQMERLASLEFIRKGQNLFITGSSGTGKSFLATAMGYEACKKGIRTYYANAPKLMGTLKVAKVKGTLESELKRIERSTLLILDDLFLVNLDAKERPILLDIIEDRHGRKSIIITSQLPTDNWYDAIGDPTVADAIMDRIIHTAHRIELTGESVRKMAAYRGK
- a CDS encoding RloB family protein yields the protein MAATKRKNINPRIERKITRISGVREVKQTFLIICEGVNTEPDYFNAFRLTSANVKAIGQGMGTLALVQKAINIKEQERQKGRTYNQNWVVFDKDDFPENDFNSAILLARQNGFEVAYSNQAFEFWFLLHFNLYQGALHRSRYEKMLSTLLGFAYTKKSGVSFKMFNALFPKQEQAINHAKTIMKQFDGNNPAQQESSTTVYLLVEELNRFI